From the Shewanella amazonensis SB2B genome, one window contains:
- the uvrB gene encoding excinuclease ABC subunit UvrB has protein sequence MSEQVFQLSSHYSPAGDQPTAIAKLIDGLESGLACQTLLGVTGSGKTFTVANVIATLGRPTIIMAPNKTLAAQLYGEMKEFFPNNAVEYFVSYYDYYQPEAYVPASNTFIEKDASVNAHIEQMRLSATKALLERRDVIIVASVSAIYGLGDPDSYMKMLLHLRQGDFMGQRDILRRLSELQYSRNDIDLQRGTFRVRGEVIDIFPADSERDAIRVELFDDEIERISEFDPLTGQVTKRLARATVYPKTHYVTPREKILEAIDQIKDELRVRKQQFLDNHKLIEAQRITERVQYDVEMMTELGYCSGIENYSRYLSGRAEGEGPPTLLDYLPADGLMIIDESHNTVPQIGAMYKGDRSRKTTLVEYGFRLPSALDNRPLKFEEFESLMPQTIFVSATPGKYELEKSGDDIAEQVVRPTGLIDPELEVRPVAIQVDDLLSEVAKRVAVNERVLVTTLTKRMAEDLTDYLDEHGVKVRYLHSDIDTVERMEIIRDLRLGVFDVLVGINLLREGLDMPEVSLVCILDADKEGFLRSERSLIQTIGRAARNVNGKVILYADRITDSMARAMAETERRRTKQMQFNEEHGIIPRGVVKKITDVMDVGERSAPSRGAVKASGRSRDVGKPSMRQDPHQIAVTIDALEKQMHQHARDLEFEQAAALRDEIHGLRQQLLEA, from the coding sequence GCTATCGCCAAACTGATTGATGGGCTTGAGTCAGGGCTCGCCTGTCAGACTTTGCTCGGGGTAACAGGCTCTGGCAAGACCTTTACCGTGGCCAATGTTATTGCCACCCTGGGGCGCCCGACCATTATCATGGCGCCCAATAAGACACTGGCGGCGCAGCTCTATGGGGAGATGAAAGAATTCTTTCCCAATAATGCGGTGGAATACTTCGTTTCTTACTATGACTACTATCAGCCGGAAGCCTATGTGCCGGCATCCAATACCTTTATTGAGAAAGATGCCTCGGTAAACGCCCATATCGAACAAATGCGTCTGTCGGCGACCAAGGCCTTACTTGAACGCCGTGATGTCATCATTGTCGCGTCTGTGTCCGCGATTTATGGTTTGGGTGATCCAGACTCTTATATGAAGATGTTGCTGCATTTGCGCCAGGGTGACTTTATGGGCCAGCGCGACATCTTAAGACGCCTCAGTGAACTGCAATACAGCCGTAACGACATCGACTTGCAGCGGGGCACCTTTAGGGTGCGTGGAGAGGTCATTGATATCTTTCCGGCGGATTCGGAGCGGGATGCCATCCGGGTTGAATTGTTCGACGATGAGATTGAGCGCATCAGCGAATTTGACCCACTCACGGGGCAGGTCACCAAACGTCTGGCTCGTGCCACCGTGTACCCAAAAACCCACTATGTGACGCCGCGTGAGAAAATCCTCGAAGCCATTGACCAGATTAAAGACGAACTGAGGGTGCGCAAACAGCAGTTTTTGGATAACCACAAACTCATTGAAGCTCAGCGTATTACCGAGCGGGTTCAGTATGATGTGGAAATGATGACAGAGTTGGGATACTGCTCGGGGATTGAAAACTACTCCCGTTATCTGTCGGGCCGTGCCGAAGGGGAAGGGCCGCCAACCCTGCTGGACTATCTGCCTGCCGATGGTCTGATGATAATCGATGAATCCCACAACACTGTGCCGCAGATTGGTGCCATGTATAAGGGTGACCGCTCTCGTAAAACCACCCTGGTGGAGTATGGTTTCCGTTTGCCCTCGGCACTGGATAACCGGCCCCTTAAGTTTGAAGAGTTTGAATCCCTGATGCCGCAGACGATTTTCGTTTCGGCCACGCCCGGGAAGTATGAGCTGGAGAAAAGCGGGGATGATATCGCCGAGCAGGTAGTGCGCCCTACTGGTCTGATTGACCCCGAGCTGGAAGTACGCCCGGTGGCCATTCAGGTTGACGACCTACTCTCAGAAGTTGCCAAGCGGGTGGCAGTCAATGAACGGGTGCTGGTGACCACACTCACCAAGCGGATGGCAGAAGATCTCACCGATTACCTCGATGAACACGGCGTTAAAGTGCGCTATCTGCACTCGGATATTGATACCGTGGAGCGGATGGAAATCATCCGCGATCTGCGGCTCGGGGTGTTCGATGTACTGGTAGGCATTAACCTGCTCAGGGAAGGTCTCGACATGCCGGAAGTGTCTCTGGTGTGTATTCTCGATGCCGATAAAGAAGGCTTTTTGCGCTCCGAACGTTCGCTTATTCAGACCATAGGCCGCGCAGCCCGTAACGTGAATGGCAAAGTGATTCTCTACGCCGACCGTATTACTGACTCCATGGCCCGTGCCATGGCGGAAACGGAGCGGCGCCGCACCAAGCAGATGCAGTTCAACGAGGAGCACGGCATCATCCCCCGCGGCGTGGTGAAGAAAATCACCGATGTGATGGACGTAGGTGAGAGGTCTGCGCCAAGCCGCGGCGCCGTCAAGGCATCAGGTCGAAGCAGGGATGTAGGTAAACCGTCGATGAGGCAAGACCCGCATCAGATTGCCGTAACCATAGATGCGCTTGAAAAACAGATGCATCAGCACGCCCGGGATCTGGAATTTGAACAGGCTGCTGCGCTTCGGGATGAAATCCATGGGCTACGCCAGCAGTTGCTGGAAGCTTGA